The following coding sequences lie in one Drosophila bipectinata strain 14024-0381.07 chromosome XR, DbipHiC1v2, whole genome shotgun sequence genomic window:
- the sicily gene encoding NADH dehydrogenase (ubiquinone) complex I, assembly factor 6 homolog has product MRRLVRSWNDRLLLNAGYGKYIARHAGSQQQIKTNKEHVGDAESNGHGAKHCMNLVKKYDYENYLSTLLLPRELRRAAFALRAFNVEISRSVSGKTIEPQIGKLRLKFWYDSINKCFEEDSQGSYIKDQPVLRELKNTVGTRKLSRIYLRRLVTARERPVNKAFESLKELEEYAEQAFSSLLHLLVEVSEVRDVQVDHAASHLGKAQGIATLLRAVPLAGRKQVVCVPIEVLIRHGVSQERIIRGESGDKGVEECIFEVASAANTHLTLARQLHDQVPRLVRKIFLSAVSTEGYLERLRRANFQLTHKSCVGRDSMLPARLLWKSLFNRF; this is encoded by the exons atgcGGCGCCTGGTACGAAGTTGGAATGACCGATTGTTACTCAATGCCGGTTACGGGAAATATATCGCCAGACATGCGGGCAGCCAGCAACAGATCAAAACCAACAAGGAACATGTGGGCGACGCAGAGAGCAATGGACACGGGGCAAAGCACTGCATGAACCTGGTTAA AAAATACGACTACGAAAATTATCTGAGTACACTGCTGCTTCCCCGTGAGTTGCGACGAGCAGCCTTTGCTCTACGGGCTTTTAACGTAGAGATTTCCAGATCAGTCAGCGGAAAA ACCATTGAACCGCAAATAGGAAAATTGCGTCTCAAGTTCTGGTATGACTCCATTAACAAGTGCTTTGAAGAGGACTCCCAAGGCTCCTACATAAAGGACCAACCCGTGTTACGCGAGCTGAAGAACACAGTCGGCACCCGAAAGCTAAGCAGGATCTACCTGCGGCGTCTGGTTACAGCTAGAGAACGCCCTGTCAACAAAGCCTTTGAATCCCTGAAGGAACTGGAAGAGTATGCCGAACAAGCCTTCTCCTCACTGCTGCACTTGCTGGTGGAAGTGAGCGAAGTGCGCGACGTACAGGTTGACCATGCAGCCTCCCATTTGGGCAAGGCGCAGGGCATCGCCACTCTTTTGCGGGCCGTTCCCCTTGCTGGTCGAAAACAGGTTGTTTGTGTGCCGATAGAGGTACTCATTCGGCACGGCGTCAGTCAGGAGCGAATCATCCGTGGCGAGAGTGGAGATAAGGGTGTGGAGGAGTGTATCTTCGAGGTGGCTAGTGCTGCGAATACGCATCTTACCTTGGCGCGGCAGTTGCATGATCAGGTCCCGCGGCTGGTGCGAAAGATATTTCTCTCCGCTGTTTCTACAGAAGGCTATCTGGAGCGTTTACGGCGCGCCAATTTCCA ATTGACCCACAAAAGCTGCGTTGGACGGGACTCCATGCTGCCGGCTCGACTCTTGTGGAAATCACTCTTTAATCGGTTCTAA
- the LOC108126908 gene encoding glycine-rich selenoprotein-like, translating into MVYIDHNGRLWEKRPWDMRRILAIFVAIWFAIKQLFQSFVAPFNSDDNNGDSRRRSGWSSSSWGGGGGGGGGGGNGRGFGGYGGFRPNRRIGRIQPTQTCSAGGCCGS; encoded by the exons ATGGTGTACATTGATCACA ATGGTCGCCTTTGGGAGAAGCGCCCTTGGGATATGCGGCGCATTTTAGCCATATTTGTGGCTATCTGGTTTGCTATTAAGCAATT GTTCCAATCGTTTGTGGCTCCTTTCAATAGCGACGACAATAACGGCGATTCCCGCCGAAGAAGCGGGTGGAGCAGCAGTAGTTGGGGTGGtggaggcggtggcggtggcggggGCGGTAATGGTAGAGGATTTGGTGGTTATGGAGGATTCAGACCAAACCGGAGAATTGGACGAATTCAGCCAACTCAGACTTGCAGTGCAGGCGGTTGTTGCGGTTCTTAA
- the LOC108125490 gene encoding glycine-rich selenoprotein isoform X2, whose product MVYIDHNGRVWEKRPWDWRRIVKLFLGIWFAIKHLLASFLAPFNSNDNYNSQRRNTWDRWGGGGGGGGGGGGGGGGGSGGGGGSGYSAGNGGLRPNQRIGRIQTMTCNAPAAGG is encoded by the exons ATGGTGTATATCGACCATA ATGGCCGCGTGTGGGAGAAACGACCCTGGGATTGGAGACGAAtagttaaattgtttttggGGATATGGTTTGCCATCAAGCATTT GCTTGCGAGCTTCCTTGCACCTTTTAACAGCAACGATAACTACAATTCTCAACGCAGAAATACCTGGGACAGGTggggtggaggtggaggtggtggtggtggtggaggaggTGGCGGAGGAGGTGGCAGTGGAGGTGGGGGTGGAAGTGGATACAGCGCTGGCAACGGAGGACTAAGACCCAACCAGCGAATAGGGCGAATTCAAACCATGACCTGCAATGCACCTGCTGCGGGCGGCTGA
- the LOC108125490 gene encoding glycine-rich selenoprotein isoform X1: MSDVFFTNFIKCNKFLKTIETAQMRQHHDGRVWEKRPWDWRRIVKLFLGIWFAIKHLLASFLAPFNSNDNYNSQRRNTWDRWGGGGGGGGGGGGGGGGGSGGGGGSGYSAGNGGLRPNQRIGRIQTMTCNAPAAGG; encoded by the exons ATGTCAGatgttttttttacaaattttataaagtGTAATAAGTTTCTGAAAACGATCGAAACTGCGCAGATGAGGCAGCATCATG ATGGCCGCGTGTGGGAGAAACGACCCTGGGATTGGAGACGAAtagttaaattgtttttggGGATATGGTTTGCCATCAAGCATTT GCTTGCGAGCTTCCTTGCACCTTTTAACAGCAACGATAACTACAATTCTCAACGCAGAAATACCTGGGACAGGTggggtggaggtggaggtggtggtggtggtggaggaggTGGCGGAGGAGGTGGCAGTGGAGGTGGGGGTGGAAGTGGATACAGCGCTGGCAACGGAGGACTAAGACCCAACCAGCGAATAGGGCGAATTCAAACCATGACCTGCAATGCACCTGCTGCGGGCGGCTGA